A genomic stretch from Candidatus Acidiferrales bacterium includes:
- the dacB gene encoding D-alanyl-D-alanine carboxypeptidase/D-alanyl-D-alanine-endopeptidase: protein MRNISYFSIAFIVLVVSFPLDARVKGSKSQAVLKREINFIIKRSNTPRTVKAIDIYSRRDGKNIYEFNSGFLLNPASNLKIVTASFALQNLGIDYRFRTRFIVDGIRRPNSIDGDLVAAACGDPIVSHADLDSIAGIISGSGIESIDGNLVIDASKFDSLEWGSGWMWDDEPGDYQMFIAPACLDHNTIEVLVSLDSIKHNLLITTQPVTAFVRIASTAVADIFDSLSVTRVMTNDINTISVSGKYSPYLSPSDYYFSVRHPSHYFGTVFKEMLERHNIKLRGRVVVEDSLLRMDIAGRINKAATGPGTIWTLDHSLDTVVTYVNKVSDNLGAECLLRSVPNIIYGQTGSADNGIKLEKTFLSQCGVDSTEYYIVDGSGLSHYDLITPDAIVKVLNYDLNQPYRDVFMHSLPVSGIDGTLEKRMNKDFAVGKILAKTGSISGVSTLSGYVLLPKDTLVFSMLMQNFIMSGDSIRALQDSIGTVLSLYDDNSATFVRNLKKNNAGTYWAAYEKRKFRLEEMNRNRRKKHISK from the coding sequence ATGAGAAATATTTCATATTTCTCCATTGCTTTTATTGTCCTCGTTGTTTCATTTCCGCTCGACGCGCGGGTGAAAGGGTCCAAGTCACAGGCAGTTCTCAAACGTGAGATAAACTTTATAATAAAAAGATCAAACACGCCGAGGACCGTCAAAGCCATCGACATATATTCGCGGAGAGATGGAAAGAATATCTATGAATTCAATTCCGGTTTCCTCTTAAATCCCGCAAGCAACCTGAAAATTGTCACCGCGTCTTTCGCACTTCAAAATCTCGGAATCGATTACAGATTCAGAACAAGATTTATTGTTGACGGCATCCGCCGACCTAACTCAATTGACGGAGACCTGGTTGCAGCTGCCTGCGGAGATCCGATTGTTTCTCACGCGGATCTTGATTCAATTGCAGGTATTATCTCGGGCAGTGGAATCGAAAGCATAGACGGCAATCTTGTTATCGACGCTTCAAAATTTGATTCGCTTGAATGGGGCTCAGGCTGGATGTGGGACGATGAGCCGGGTGACTACCAAATGTTCATCGCACCAGCTTGCTTGGACCACAATACGATCGAAGTACTCGTATCCTTAGATTCGATCAAACACAATCTTCTGATAACGACACAACCGGTTACAGCTTTTGTTCGCATCGCTTCAACCGCCGTCGCGGACATATTTGACAGCCTTTCCGTTACCAGGGTGATGACAAACGACATAAATACAATATCGGTGAGCGGAAAATACTCCCCCTACCTTTCACCCTCCGATTATTATTTTTCCGTCAGGCACCCCTCGCATTATTTTGGAACCGTATTCAAAGAGATGCTCGAGAGGCACAATATCAAACTGCGTGGCAGAGTCGTCGTCGAAGATTCTTTGCTCCGGATGGATATTGCAGGTCGGATAAACAAGGCAGCAACCGGACCGGGTACCATCTGGACACTGGATCACTCATTGGACACCGTCGTCACTTATGTCAACAAAGTGTCGGACAATCTGGGAGCCGAATGTCTCCTGCGCAGCGTTCCTAACATAATTTACGGACAGACCGGGAGCGCCGACAACGGCATAAAACTCGAAAAAACTTTCCTGAGCCAATGCGGAGTCGATTCAACTGAATATTATATAGTCGATGGTTCCGGACTGTCTCATTACGATTTAATCACTCCGGATGCGATAGTAAAGGTTTTGAATTACGATTTAAATCAGCCGTACCGGGACGTCTTCATGCATTCCCTTCCCGTTTCCGGAATTGATGGCACGCTGGAGAAGAGAATGAATAAAGATTTCGCCGTGGGAAAAATCCTTGCCAAAACAGGCTCGATTAGCGGCGTGAGCACGCTTTCGGGATATGTTTTGCTCCCGAAAGACACGCTCGTTTTCTCAATGCTGATGCAGAATTTTATCATGAGCGGCGATTCAATACGCGCCTTACAGGACAGCATCGGAACTGTGCTCTCCTTATATGATGATAATTCGGCTACATTCGTGCGAAACCTGAAAAAAAATAACGCTGGAACTTATTGGGCAGCATACGAGAAGAGAAAGTTCCGCCTGGAAGAGATGAACAGAAACAGACGGAAGAAGCACATCTCGAAATGA